One Tachysurus fulvidraco isolate hzauxx_2018 chromosome 2, HZAU_PFXX_2.0, whole genome shotgun sequence DNA segment encodes these proteins:
- the LOC113656509 gene encoding piggyBac transposable element-derived protein 4-like has product MEGKKSFTPDQVAKMMCEISEDDFSSSAESDLSMDSDADEDFLKGRDPDLEDPDLESESSDSDWQSERKRPMRTPVTVEEEDLEPQPSSSTQPARHGRGRGRGRGRGRGRGRGRAGGRSTPSSGLEGAWQGTDVEDITPDQPSFHPARTPGGQLMGGVKYTILQLFKLFMTNNILKDIMNNSNKYGERNHPDTFQRITMAEMMSYLAMIIYMGMLKRTAITDYWRRNELYALSFPSSVISGRRFRAISRALHLSDPGEDAANDSRRGTAGYDRLGKIKPLYQEFRQMCMAHYQPHQCISINERMVAFKARSGIHQKNKPVVEWGYKLFVLVDSTSGYTWDFIYEGRGAPINKGLSYDSVMRLTNTHLLGTGYKLFVDNFYTSPDLFRDLLQKKIWACGTIRGQRIGFPKDRPGGLVRSSPRGTIRWIREGPLVFVQWRDTRDVLMCSTLHAAHGDDSVRRQIKGADGQWRVQDIAIPPAIKDFNRNMGGVDLSDAMIEYYSVLHKTKKWYRSFLYHFIDIAIVNAFILYKEIATARQEKVMSLKAFQETLVMELTEAGSTTTAPPQPPPPAPQGASHKLVHFSQDGTVGRRRCVHCHRTTTVKCTSCDVCLCFTINRDCYNTWHTMKNF; this is encoded by the exons agagtcagagtcatCAGACTCAGATTGGcagtcagagagaaagaggcccATGAGGACCCCAGTGACTGTGGAGGAGGAAGACCTGGAACCCCAACCCTCTAGCTCCACACAGCCTGCAAGACATGGCAGAGGAagaggcagaggaagaggaagaggcagaGGAAGAGGCAGAGGGAGAGCAGGAGGGAGAAGCACTCCGAGTTCTGGACTTGAAGGTGCATGGCAGGGCACTGATGTGGAGGACATCACTCCTGATCAGCCATCCTTCCACCCAGCACGCACACCTGGTGGCCAGCTCATGGGTGGTGTAAAATACACCATCCTACAATTGTTCAAATTATTCATGACAAATAACATTCTCAAAGACATCATGAACAATTCTAACAAATATGGAGAAAGGAATCACCCGGACACATTCCAGAGGATCACCATGGCAGAGATGATGTCCTACCTCGCGATGATCATATATATGGGAATGCTCAAGAGAACAGCAATCACTGACTATTGGAGAAGGAATGAGCTGTATGCCTTGTCTTTTCCCTCAAGTGTGATCTCCGGGCGCCGCTTCAGAGCCATCTCTCGCGCCCTCCATCTCAGTGACCCTGGTGAAGATGCTGCCAACGACTCAAGAAGAGGCACCGCTGGGTACGATAGGCTTGGCAAAATAAAGCCATTGTACCAGGAGTTCAGGCAGATGTGCATGGCACATTATCAACCCCACCAGTGCATTTCAATCAATGAGAGGATGGTCGCCTTCAAAGCCCGCAGTGGAATCCACCAGAAGAATAAGCCCGTGGTGGAGTGGGGTTATAAGCTGTTTGTGCTGGTGGATTCCACCAGTGGTTACACCTGGGACTTCATCTATGAAGGCAGGGGAGCACCAATCAACAAGGGGCTCAGCTATGACTCCGTCATGCGTCTCACAAATACGCATTTGCTTGGTACCGGGTACAAGTTATTTGTAGATAACTTTTACACAAGCCCAGATCTCTTTCGTGACCTCCTGCAAAAGAAGATCTGGGCCTGCGGTACCATTCGCGGACAGCGTATTGGGTTCCCCAAAGACAGGCCAGGCGGGCTTGTGAGGTCGTCTCCCCGGGGCACCATTCGCTGGATCCGTGAGGGGCCCCTGGTGTTTGTGCAGTGGAGGGACACCAgagatgtgctgatgtgttCCACGCTTCATGCAGCACATGGGGACGATAGTGTCCGGAGACAGATCAAGGGGGCAGATGGGCAGTGGCGTGTGCAGGATATCGCCATTCCACCAGCCATCAAGGATTTCAACAG GAACATGGGTGGTGTGGACCTGTCAGATGCCATGATCGAGTATTACTCTGTCCTGCACAAAACCAAGAAGTGGTACCGGTCTTTCCTGTACCACTTCATCGACATCGCCATCGTCAATGCCTTCATCCTGTACAAGGAGATCGCCACTGCAAGGCAGGAGAAGGTGATGTCCCTCAAGGCCTTTCAGGAGACCCTGGTGATGGAGCTGACAGAAGCTGGGTCTACCACCACAGCCCCTCCACAGCCACCCCCTCCTGCTCCCCAAGGTGCCTCACACAAGCTTGTTCACTTTTCACAGGATGGCACCGTAGGTCGGAGGAGGTGTGTCCACTGCCACCGGACGACCACAGTAAAGTGCACCTCCTGCGACGTATGCCTGTGCTTCACAATAAACAGGGACTGTTACAATACATGGCACACCATGAAGAATTTCTAA